DNA sequence from the Verrucomicrobiota bacterium genome:
TCAAGACCGCAAGCACTGGAAATGGCAACCAAACACAGCAAGCGTTGGAAGAAGGGCGCCGAGAATTACGACGCCGCGAAACACTATCCGCTCAAGGAGGCCGTCGGCGTCCTCGCGAAGTTTCCGCGGGCGAAGTTCGTGGAGACCGTGGACCTTGCGTTCAAGCTGGGCATCGACCCGAAGCAGAGCGACCAGATGATCCGCGGCACCGTCCCGCTCCCGCACGGCAGCGGCAGGGTCGTCCGCGTCCTCGTCTTCGCACGGCCCGGCGACGCCGCCGATGCAGCGCGCGCCGCGGGCGCGGAGCACGTGGGATTTGACGACCTCATCAAGAAATGCGTCGAAGGCTGGTCAGAGTTCGACGTCGCGATAGCCACGCCCGAGGCGATGACCGAGGTTCGCAAGCTCGGCAAAGTCCTCGGTCCGCGCGGGCTCATGCCCAATCCCAAGACCGGCACCGTGACCGACAACACCGCCAAGGCCGTCAAGGAAGTCAAAGCCGGCCGGGTTGAATTCAAGACCGACAAGTCGGGCAACGTGCACGTCGTCGTAGGCAAGGCCAGCTTTCCACCCGAGCAACTGGAGGAGAACGCGCGGACGGTCATCGACACGATTTTCAAGGCACGCCCTTCAGCCGCCAAAGGACAGTTTGTCGAGAGCATCACGCTTTCCGCAACCATGAGCCCGGGCATTCGCATCGACATCAAGGACGTGCACGCTGGCACCCACTGAGCCGCCACCCGAACTCTACCCCTATACCCCCACAGATCATGCGCGCCGAAAAGAAACTCATCACCGCCGAATACGTCACGCGGCTCAATGCCGCGCCGTTCTTTCTCGTCGTCGATTACCGCGGGTTGAATGTTCTGCAGTTCACGGAACTCCGCAAGCGACTCGCCCGGGCGAACGCCGAGGTGCACGTCGTCAAGAACTCCATCTTCCGCGCCGCAGCCAGGGAAGCAGGCGTCGGCGACCTCAACGGATTGCTCAATGGGCAACTTGCCGTCATCACTGGCTCCAAGGATGTCTCCGCGGCGGCAAAGATGCTCAAGAATTATCAGGCTGAATTCGAGAAACCCAAGACCCGGTTCGGTTATCTCGACAACCGCAGGCTCGAGGCCGGCGACATTCAGGCCCTTGCCGACCTGCCCTCCATCGAGGTTCTGCGCTCCAAGTTCCTCGGGCTGCTCAAGGCGCCCGCCACCCGGCTCGTTTGCCTGCTCAATACGCCCGCCAGCCAGCTCGCGCGCGTGCTCAAGGCGCGCGCCGACAAGGAAAGCGCGGCGCCTGCCTGAACAAAAGCGCTGCCGCCAGCGTCAGCCGAACCCCTGACGAGCGGCCGCGCGCCAGACCAATCTCGCCCCGCCCGTTTGCGGGGCAGGAACACAGCAAAAACACGAACCACCACACGTAACTCGTCGGCCCGCGGCTGCGGGCACAATTCCCCGGGGCTCCGGGGGCGACGAAACAGAAAGCAACCATGCCCGACATCGCCCAAATCGTTGAAGACCTGAGCAAGCTCACGGTCCTGGAAACCGCCGACCTCGTGAAGCAACTCGAAGCCAAGTGGGGCGTCACCGCCGCCGCGCCCGTTGCGGCTGCATCCGCCGCACCCGCCGCGGGCGGCGCCGCCGCTGCCGCGCCCGCCGAGGCCAAGACTTCCTTCGACGTCGTGCTCGTGTCCGCCCCGGCGGACAAGAAGATCGCCGTCATCAAGGCCGTCCGAGAAATCAAGGCCGGACTCGGCCTCGCCGAGGCCAAGGCCCTCGTCGAAGGCGCCCCCAAGACCATCCTCGAGGCCGCGAACAAGGCTGACACCGACACCGCCAAGAAGAAGCTGGAAGACGCCGGCGCCAAGGTCGAAGTCAAATGACTCCACCGCGTCCCGGCCGGTCGCGGCGCGAGCTGCGCCGGCCGGGTGCGCGAAACTCAGACACCCGACACCAACACACCCAGCACACCACGTCAGCGCACGTCCGAGCCAACTGAATCAGCGTGAACGAGGCAGGCCACCTGCGGGAGCGGGAGCTTTGCCTACAGCCGTCTAAGCGAACCCAAGGGCCGCGCCGCGCGGCGCCGCCAACCAGAAAGCCCCAATGCCACATCGAGTCGCAGAACGCAAAAACTTCGGGAAAATCGAGGAAGTCATCGCCCCGCCCGACCTCATCGAGATTCAGGTCAACTCCTACGACGAGTTCCTCCAGAACGCGGTGGAGCCCAAGAAGCGCAAGAACACGGGCCTCGAGGCCGTGTTCCATGAGGTCTTCCCCATCGAGAGCTACGATGGCAAGACCAAGCTCGAATACGCCTGCTACGAGATCGGCGACTCCAAGCTCGACTGGCTCGAGTGCTTGCGCGAGGGCCTGACCTACGGCGCTCCCCTGCACGTCACCTTCCGCCTGCGCGAGGAAATGCGCGGCGCGAAAGAGGAGAAGGTGTTCATGGGAGAACTGCCGTTGATGACCCCGCAAGGCACCTTCGTAATCAACGGTGCCGAGCGCGTGATCGTGAGCCAGCTCCACCGTTCGCCCGGTCTGGCCTTCGAGGCCACCACGCACCCCAACGGCAAGCTGCTGCATTCGTTCCGGATCATCCCCGACCGCGGGTCGTGGTATGAGGCGCAATTCGACACTGGCGACCTGCTTTACATTTACCTCGACCGCAAGAAGCGCCGGCGGAAATTCCTCACCACGACATTCTTCCGGGCGCTGGCGTTCTTGGACGCCGACGCTCGCGGCGAAAAGCCGTCCAAGGGCGACGCCACCATCCGCGGCACCGACGAGGAAGTCCTCAAGCTCTTCTACGAGATCGAGGAACTCACCGTCAAGGAAGCCGACAAGATCGAGGACATTCAGAACAAAGTCCTCATCAAGGACGAGGTCGACCTGGCCACCGACAACGTCGTCGCGCGCGCCTTTGAACCCCTCTCCAAGGCGGTCGTCAAGCAGCTCGCCGACGCGGGCATTCAAAAACTGCGTGTCGTCGACACGTCCGTCGACGACGGCATCCTCATCAAGTGCCTCAAGAAGGACCCCACCAAGAACGAGGAGGAAGCCCTCAAGGACATCTACCGGCGACTCCGTCCCGGCGATCCACCGACGCCCGCGAACGCCCGCGCCCTGATCAAGCGTCTCTTCTTCGACCCCAAGCGCTACGATCTGGGCCGCGTCGGCCGCTACAAGGTCAACCAAAAACTCGGGTTCGACGACAAATCAACCTCCCGCATCCTGACCAAGGTTGACCTCGTCAACGCCACCAAATACCTCCTCAAACTCAAGCGAGGCGAAGGCTCGCTCGACGACATCGATCACCTCGGCAGCCGGCGGGTCCGCACGGTCGGCGAGCTCCTCGCCAACCAGTGCCGCGTCGGACTCGCCCGCACCGAGCGCCTCGTCAAGGAACGCATGACCCTGTTCGACCAGGACATCGAGACCATGACGCCCGCCAAGCTCATCAACCCCAAGGCCCTCAGCGCGGTCGTCCGCGACTTTTTCGGCCGCAGCCAGCTCAGCCAGTTCATGGACCAGATCAATCCGCTGGCCGAGCTCACCCACAAACGCCGGCTCAGCGCCCTTGGGCCCGGCGGCCTCAGCCGCGACCGCGCCGGATTTGAAGTCCGTGACGTCCACCCCTCCCACTACGGGCGCATCTGCCCCATTGAAACACCCGAAGGCCCCAACATCGGCCTCATTGCCTCGCTTGCCACGTTCGCGCGCGTCAACGGATTCGGGTTCATCGAGACCCCCTATCGGCGCGTCCACAACGGACGCGTCACCGAACACCTCGACTACCTTACCGGCGACCGCGAAGAAGGCTTCATCATCGCCCAAGCCAACTCCACCATCGACACCAGGGGCCACTTCACCACCGACCGCGTCCTCTGCCGCTGCAAGGGCGACTTCATCGAAGTCGAACCCGACCGCGTCAACTACATGGACGTGTCCCCCAAGCAACTCGTCAGCGTCGCCGCCGGCCTCATCCCGTTCCTCGAGCACGACGACGCCAACCGCGCGCTCATGGGCTCCAACATGCAGCGCCAGGCCGTCCCGTTGATGGTCACGGAAAGCCCCTACGTCGCCACCGGCCTCGAGGAACGGGTCGCACGCGACAGCCAGGCCGTCTTGATCGCCACGGAAGCCGGCAAAGTCGTCAGCGTCACCGGCGACGCCATCATCATCACCCGCGACGGCAAAATCCCCGAGACCAAGAAAAAAATCAAACACGACCCCGGCGAAGGCGTGTGGGTCCACCGCCTGCGCAAATTCATGCGCAGCAACGCCGCCACCTGCATCAACCAGAAGGCCCTCGTCGCTCGCGGCG
Encoded proteins:
- a CDS encoding 50S ribosomal protein L1, coding for MATKHSKRWKKGAENYDAAKHYPLKEAVGVLAKFPRAKFVETVDLAFKLGIDPKQSDQMIRGTVPLPHGSGRVVRVLVFARPGDAADAARAAGAEHVGFDDLIKKCVEGWSEFDVAIATPEAMTEVRKLGKVLGPRGLMPNPKTGTVTDNTAKAVKEVKAGRVEFKTDKSGNVHVVVGKASFPPEQLEENARTVIDTIFKARPSAAKGQFVESITLSATMSPGIRIDIKDVHAGTH
- a CDS encoding 50S ribosomal protein L10 translates to MRAEKKLITAEYVTRLNAAPFFLVVDYRGLNVLQFTELRKRLARANAEVHVVKNSIFRAAAREAGVGDLNGLLNGQLAVITGSKDVSAAAKMLKNYQAEFEKPKTRFGYLDNRRLEAGDIQALADLPSIEVLRSKFLGLLKAPATRLVCLLNTPASQLARVLKARADKESAAPA
- a CDS encoding 50S ribosomal protein L7/L12; the encoded protein is MPDIAQIVEDLSKLTVLETADLVKQLEAKWGVTAAAPVAAASAAPAAGGAAAAAPAEAKTSFDVVLVSAPADKKIAVIKAVREIKAGLGLAEAKALVEGAPKTILEAANKADTDTAKKKLEDAGAKVEVK
- the rpoB gene encoding DNA-directed RNA polymerase subunit beta, which encodes MPHRVAERKNFGKIEEVIAPPDLIEIQVNSYDEFLQNAVEPKKRKNTGLEAVFHEVFPIESYDGKTKLEYACYEIGDSKLDWLECLREGLTYGAPLHVTFRLREEMRGAKEEKVFMGELPLMTPQGTFVINGAERVIVSQLHRSPGLAFEATTHPNGKLLHSFRIIPDRGSWYEAQFDTGDLLYIYLDRKKRRRKFLTTTFFRALAFLDADARGEKPSKGDATIRGTDEEVLKLFYEIEELTVKEADKIEDIQNKVLIKDEVDLATDNVVARAFEPLSKAVVKQLADAGIQKLRVVDTSVDDGILIKCLKKDPTKNEEEALKDIYRRLRPGDPPTPANARALIKRLFFDPKRYDLGRVGRYKVNQKLGFDDKSTSRILTKVDLVNATKYLLKLKRGEGSLDDIDHLGSRRVRTVGELLANQCRVGLARTERLVKERMTLFDQDIETMTPAKLINPKALSAVVRDFFGRSQLSQFMDQINPLAELTHKRRLSALGPGGLSRDRAGFEVRDVHPSHYGRICPIETPEGPNIGLIASLATFARVNGFGFIETPYRRVHNGRVTEHLDYLTGDREEGFIIAQANSTIDTRGHFTTDRVLCRCKGDFIEVEPDRVNYMDVSPKQLVSVAAGLIPFLEHDDANRALMGSNMQRQAVPLMVTESPYVATGLEERVARDSQAVLIATEAGKVVSVTGDAIIITRDGKIPETKKKIKHDPGEGVWVHRLRKFMRSNAATCINQKALVARGDSVKRGQIIADGPCTAEGELALGRNVLVAFMPWNGYNFEDAILISQRIVKDDVFTSIHIDEFEVAARDTKLGPEEITRDIPNLGEEALKNLSADGVIRTGAEVKPGDILVGKITPKSETELAPEERLLRAIFGEKAADVKDTSLKVPSGTYGIVMDVKVTAKKAGEVLGKADAREARKASKAANEEHRGKMDTLREQLTEALSNILLGEKIPLDVVNSETGEIIIPANRKITKTLLRKLAQVYDRIEIDPSPIRNKINEIIGNFKKKFDDLQSHHDQEIERVEAGDEVDVGVIKSVKVYIASKRKLSVGDKMAGRHGNKGVVAKIVPEEDLPYLADGTPVDIVLNPLGVPSRMNVGQLLETHLGWAARLLGLKFSTPVFDGIKEKSTDKFKQADLLTWGVRDFLKEAGELQKKDNLKPLIGEHGKTRLYDGRTGEPFDQEIVVGYIYMMKLGHLVADKIHARAVGPYSLVTQQPLGGKAQYGGQRFGEMEVWAMEAYGAAYTLQELLTVKSDDVQGRTRIYESIVKGDNALEAGVPESFNVLVKEMQSLGLDVSVGYTNPADQPSQATATLAALGN